A genomic stretch from Helianthus annuus cultivar XRQ/B chromosome 1, HanXRQr2.0-SUNRISE, whole genome shotgun sequence includes:
- the LOC110882363 gene encoding uncharacterized protein LOC110882363 translates to MVSISRMLQETKRESVSVGDVSGFWGKRNFGLDSVDAVGQSGGQVCLWDKSVFTQTGGTKNRIFLHIKGKLTGSGETLNVLNVYDPQGISAKKILWALLAQVITENDGLWVVAGDFNAVRCRDEKRNYAFKNSCANNFNLFIYNVGLIEYNMIGRKFTCSTHNRRKLSKLDRFLVFNSWFGKPGFEEVVEECLSGEQDAGGPSDVNLIRKLNQLRSKLKIWRDEMLKRSSEEVASAILEVDNIEAVQEERALTEEEEWILAESKKILLNEEERKNRDLEQRSRI, encoded by the exons ATGGTATCAATTTCGCGAATGCTCCAGGAAACTAAAAGAGAGTCGGTGTCTGTTGGTGATGTGTCGGGTTTTTGGGGTAAGAGGAATTTTGGTCTGGATAGTGTTGATGCTGTAGGTCAGTCTGGCGGCCAAGTGTGTTTGTGGGACAAATCTGTGTTCACTCAGACTGGTGGAACTAAAAATAGGATTTTTTTACACATTAAAGGAAAGTTAACCGGAAGTGGAGAAACGCTCAATGTTCTGAATGTGTACGACCCTCAAGGTATCTCAGCTAAAAAGATTTTGTGGGCTTTACTTGCTCAGGTGATAACCGAGAATGATGGCCTCTGGGTAGTGGCGGGAGATTTCAACGCGGTTCGTTGTCGTGATGAGAAAAGGAACTATGCCTTTAAGAATTCGTGTGCAAATAACTTCAATTTGTTTATTTATAATGTTGGGCTCATTGAATATAATATGATTGGTAGGAAGTTCACGTGTTCCACAcacaacagaagaaagttgagcAAGCTTGACCGATTCCTG GTCTTTAATTCGTGGTTTGGGAAACCGGGATTTGAAGAGGTGGTAGAGGAGTGTTTAAGTGGTGAGCAAGATGCGGGTGGTCCTTCAGATGTGAACTTGATTAGAAAGTTGAACCAACTCAGATCAAAGTTAAAGATATGGAGGGATGAGATGTTGAAAAGGAGTTCGGAGGAAGTGGCTTCGGCTATATTGGAGGTGGATAATATTGAGGCTGTGCAGGAGGAGAGGGCTCTCACGGAAGAAGAGGAATGGATTCTCGCGGAAAGCAAAAAGATTTTACTAAATGAGGAGGAGCGGAAAAATAGGGATTTAGAGCAACGATCAAGGATTTGA